Part of the Oncorhynchus tshawytscha isolate Ot180627B linkage group LG23, Otsh_v2.0, whole genome shotgun sequence genome, ATGGTTAAAGCGAGAGCTCTCTCCTCTCGCGACCACCTTATCTTTCGTCATCCGCCGGGACCACACCCCTCTTCTGCCTCACCAAtcaatctccctctctgttcatctgtcagctccttccatccctctcagCCTTCGCTTCCTCCCTCCAAGAAGAAGACATCACTACGGAATCTTCTACCGTATTCTCTTTGATCTCTAGTATTGGAACCATTCTTCCTATCCGCCAtcactccctccatctttattattcTCTTTCATTCTCAGTGGAAATGGAAGGTAACATGGTAAAAGCACATGCTGTATAGTAATCTAGTCACACTGATCGAGGAAGACTGTTTCCTTATTAAACACAGGAACTGTGAAAAATAGACTCATTGTCTTTATGAATCATGATGGAAAGCCATACACAATGTTACTGCTCACTGTATATTGTTTTCcacaaaaggtctgaatactaaaCCCATGTTGGTCACATTTCTTTATTAAAAGCAATAAGATGCCATATTGCCAGCAGCAGGTAGATGTACAGTAGTAATTAGAAAGAGATGATTATACACAGAGGGAGATAGTGAAAACATAATACAAAGACAGAACATGGTGTGAAAGACAGCAGGATTGTTCCTTTCGGGCAACTTCCTGCTCTAGTCCATTCACTCTGCCGGTAGAGACCAGAGCCCTCTGCCAAACAGGGCCCCAGGTTGTCATCCTGATTGATGTGATCATCAACCAATGTCACTCcctgccatcatcatcatcatcatcatcatcatcaaatcCACAAGATTCTAGAGCAGACAGCTGCTAACAGTGACATGTCATACTCACGTCATCATCAATAAATAAAGAGATtgatacagagacagacatacttTTTGATGACATGGTATTCCCAGTTTGAGTAATCAGTTATTCTGTACATAATTGAAAAtcatattacagagaacaaaaaTGGGCACACACAGGGGTCCTTGAAGACCAGGTTTAagactgactggtctaatctcAACCAGGCTCACTCGCAGTCCAAACTAAAGCCCTGTTCTATTTTAGGTCCCTAGacccttaacctaacccaggGCTCCccaaccatgttcctggagagctaccctcctgtaggtttccaCTCTTATTACAATCAGGTGCGTTAGActagggttggagcgaaaacctacaggatggtagctctccaggaccagggttggagagccctgccctaGCCCCATGGTGTTCACTGACGGGGTAGGAGCAAGGGGAAGGGGCAAGGGACCGAAATGGAAGCAGCCACACCAACTAGCCCTCCTCAGTCCAGCTACAGTGCAACACACACTAAATAAAAACAGTCTCATTATAGTCTTCACTTGTTTCTCTTGTAGATTTTCTTGGCGAAGTTGAGGAAAACTGCGTGTGGAAGGTTTTGGGCGTGACGCGCGATGAGTTTCTGTAAGCGCTGATAGCTGTGGTCTTCGTATTGGTGGTACAGGGTGGGCATCTGTAGGGTGTTGTACAGTGCTTTCACCTTCTCCACACTGTCATGCCGACCATAACATGACTGGAAGAGGACAATAAATGTGAATTATTTATCAGAGATATTCTAGTCAGAGCAGTTTACTGTATTGAGCTATGTAAAGAAGTGAATAAATGCATTCATTCCCTCAATCATCCATCCATCATGGCTTAGGTGTGTTTACAGTTCAATGGTCAACTGTGACTGTTCATGGTTGACCTCACCTCCAGCTCTGCCCTTTGTACTGGGGTCATGACCCCTAGAGCGGTCACCACCAGCCAGCCGCATTTGTTGTCCTGGATGTCTGTTCCAATCTTCCCTGTCACCGCCGGGTCGCCATAGCAATCCAGGTAGTCATCCTGGCAACAGAGAAACATTGTAAAACCATGCTGgtatgactgacacacacacagaattacTGTGGTCTCACCTGTAAAACAATGCTGTTATGACATtgtccgtgtgtttgtgtgtgtgtgtgtgtgagagagtcagtCTCATAGAATTACTGTGGTCTCACCTGTATCTGGAAGAACTCTCCCATCTCCAGTAAGATATGCTTGGCGTTGTTGTGTTCCTCTTCACTGTCGATGCCCGCCTGGGAATTATTCAGAAAGAGATACACCATTTGTATAAGTTACAGTTTCTGCACCTTGTATAATGAGACTGACCAGACATTACAACACTAAAACACTCACCATGTACATGGCTGCTGCCACAGGGAGGTAGAAGGAGTAGAAGGCAGTCTTGTACTTTACTATGGCCTTATATctgacacacagggagagggagggagaaagagtaaAGATTATACCCTTCCAAACCCCAACAATACACTCAACACCCCTCAATCACCTGTACCTTGAATCTCCATATACCCTCCATCACTAtatcccacccctctccctcttacAAACCTCTCCATGGTGAAGCGGTTGAGGTCTATTTGACCAGGAGGAGCGGTCATCAGGTCCAGTGCCTGGCCCAGCTCTGTCTGGAAGGACGTCtgaaacacacagggacagagaaaCAAGTCAGCTACAGCACAAGAGTCagctgtgtaagtatgtgtgtgtgtacctcagtgAAGAGCTCCAATAGGTGTACGTAGTAGGGCTGTGCCCTGCAGTGTCTGCGCAGTAGTCTGTAGATGGATCCCTCCAGGAGGAAGGAATCATTGATGGCATCCAGACCCACTCTCTCCTGAGAAACAACAGCTGTTACTGACTGAGCAAACCCTTTGAAGCCTACTACGTTAACAGGGACACATGGTGTTGTTGACAGGTGATGCAGTATGGAAGTTGATGTAAGCTTACAGCTAATTTTGGGTAAACCAGTTGGCTGACCATAACAATGCTTTCAGATTAGACTATATTTCTTGTGAGAGCGATAACAGTCAGTC contains:
- the LOC112242342 gene encoding farnesyl pyrophosphate synthase → MSKDKIIMGDSSCSNGTHHSGAVQSDPQLFEAQFEELVTELTEQDLTDSVLADALNRLREVLHYNTPGGKRNRGLSVIGSLRELVPPTELTQDAVRRALLVGWCIELLQAFFLVADDIMDASVTRRGQPCWYKRERVGLDAINDSFLLEGSIYRLLRRHCRAQPYYVHLLELFTETSFQTELGQALDLMTAPPGQIDLNRFTMERYKAIVKYKTAFYSFYLPVAAAMYMAGIDSEEEHNNAKHILLEMGEFFQIQDDYLDCYGDPAVTGKIGTDIQDNKCGWLVVTALGVMTPVQRAELESCYGRHDSVEKVKALYNTLQMPTLYHQYEDHSYQRLQKLIARHAQNLPHAVFLNFAKKIYKRNK